The genomic segment CTCACCCTCCAGCTTGGTGTGGGTGAGAAAATCCAGCATCAGCTTTTCATCATAGCCCGCATACGGATCGCCATCTCTGACCCCAGCGGCATGGTTCCCTGGCAGGCGGGGTAGGCCGCTGGTGTGAGTGGAGAGTTGTTTCAGCGTGATGGCGGCGATGCGGGGATCTTCAAACTTCAGTCCGGGATCGAGCAGCTTGGAAATGGGCGTCTCCAAAGTCACCTTTCCCTCCACCACTGCCTGAGCTAACAGCAGGCCCGTGAAGACCTTGGTGATGGAGCCGATCTCAAACAGTGCCTTCTCGTGGTAGTCTTTTGAGTTTTCCGCAGGAGCGGCAAAACCTGCGAAAGTGACTTTGCCATTCAGGCTTTCCGCCGTGGCGATGCCCCCGGCTTTCAGCTTTTTAGCCGCCTCGGAGGCTGATTCGGCGAGGGGTCTTTCCGCAGCCATGAGCGTGGCGGAAAAAAGAGACAGGACCTTCAGCAGTTTCATGGGCCGCAGGCTAGCGGTGGATGCTGCGAAAGAGCAAGCTTTCTTGTTAGGCTTAACAAATCACGAAAAGCACTTTCGAAAAGGCGATCTCAGAGGATGGCTGTGTGGCCAACTCCTCCTGACGCAGAGGTCGTAGGTCGGATGTGTTCGGCGCGAATAAATCCCGCCCACATCGCCCCACCCCTTCGCCGAACTATCCGGCGGGTTCCTGAACGCTCGCAGTCCTGTTCGTTTGCTTCTGCACCATCCAGTGACAGTGCCGGATGCCCTGGGTATGGCGTGATTTCTGATCTTGGAATTCAGAAGGCTGTTGGAGTCCACCTTATTTCACCGGATGCCAGCGGTAGTGCCCTGTCAGCGGGAACTCAAACAGACGATCTTCTAACTGGGGACCGCTGCCGATGTTGTGGACGATCCAGGGCGTGTCGCCGCCATCGGGCGCAGGCACGACCAGGGCGATGTGCGGCAGTTTGCCTGCCACTGTGCAGGTGATGAGGTCGCCCGGGAGGTAATCGGCAGCCTTTTGGGTGATGGGTAGGGAGGCTCCTTGGCGCTTAAAGAAGGCTTGCAGATTCGGCACGCGGCGGTGGTCAATGTTGGAATCCGGCTTGGCTAGGCCCCAGTTTTTAGGATAGGCGGAAAAGTGCCGTTTCATGTCCTCATGCACCAGCTTTTGCAGGTCAAATCCCAGGCTGCGATAGCTGCGAATGACCTCATCTGTGCACACACCCGTATCGGCGGGTACATCGCCGCCAGGGTAGGGGATGCGCACGTAGGCCCCATCATACCGCACGGTCATGGCCGTGCGATCCAGGGCGGCATGGCAGAGACGGGTGGCAAAGCCAGTGTCAGCAGCGGGAAGTTGCGCGCGGGCAGCGGCAGCGCGTTCGGGTGCATCCGCTCCACAGGAGGAGGTGAAAAGGCTAAGGGCAGCGAGCAGGGGAAAGCGCATGAGAGGGGGAATCGCTTGGATGCCTTTCAGGCTGCCGATGTTCAAGGGGGATGGCTGATTCCATCCGTGCAATGGACTTTCCAAGGGATTCCTGGGTGATTTCGCCCACTTTGGCAAGATGCGCCCCTCATCTTCGTAAGGGCGGGTATCCATTCGTTCTTGTCTTGGTTAGGCCAGAAGGAGTAAGCTTTCACCATCCACCACCTCTACCGCCATGTTTCGCATCCCTGGAGCCCTCGGCAAAGACCTCTGTGACAAAGACCTGGGCATGACCCGGCGGGACATTCTGCGCATCGGCGGGGCGTCCATGATGGGGCTGACCCTGAACAACATGTTCCGCGCCCAGGCCGCCTCCGTGAACTCTGCTGCGGCGGGCCGTGTGGGCTGGGGCAAGGCGAAGCACGTGCTCATGATTTACCTCCAGGGCGGCCCTAGCCACCTGGACCTGTGGGACCCGAAGGAAAACGTGCCAGACAAGGTGCGCTCTGCCTTTAAGACCATCCCCACCAAGATCCCCGGCCATCATTTTACCGAGATCCTGCCCCAGCTCGCCAAGGTGAATGACAAGTTCACCACGATCAATTCGATGAGCTACACGCCTAACGGATTGTTCAACCACACGGCGGCCATTTACCAGATCATGACTGGCTACACCACGGATAAGGTGAGCCCCTCTGGCCAGCTCGAGCCGCCGAATGCGAAGGACTTCCCGAACTTCGGCAGCAACATCATCCGCCTGAAGCCGATGGATGAGCCCATGCTGCCCTTTGTCATGCTGCCGCGTCCGCTTCAGGAATCCAATGTGGTGGGCAAAGGCGGCACCGCCGGTTTCCTGGGCAAGGCGTACGATCCCTACACCCTCTATCCCGATGGCGATGACCTGGACATGGGCAAGATGGACCGCATCAAGATCGAAGACCTGCAACTGCGCCCCGACCTCTTCAGCGTGCGCCTCCAGCGCCGGGCCAAGCTGCGCGATGCCATCAATGACCAGATGCCCGCCATCGAGGAAGCCGTGAAGGACATGAGCCTGGACAGCTACTACAACCAAGCGCTGAACCTCATCGCCAGCGGCCGCGCGCGTGATGCCTTTGCTCTGGACCGTGAATCACCGAAATTGCGCGATCGTTACGGCCGCAACACCTTTGGTCAAAGCTGCATGCTGGCGCGCCGCCTCATCGAGTCTGGCACCCGCGTGGTGGAACTCATCTGGCCCAAGGTGGCGAATTCGGACAACCATTCCTGGGATCATCATGTGGGCCTGACCCAGCGCATGAAAAGCCAGAGTGGCCCCATGCTGGACCAGGGCCTGAGCGCCCTTTTTGAAGATCTGGACGCCAGCGGCCTGCTGGATGAGACGCTCGTCGTCGCCCTGGGGGAATTTGGCCGCAGTCCTGAAAAAGGCGTGTCCACCTCTGGCAATGGCAACAGCGCTGATGGCCGCGACCACTGGCCTTACTGCTACACCGCCATCATCGGTGGGGCAGGCATCAAGCGCGGTTACGTCCATGGCAAATCGGACAAGACAGGCTCCTCCCCCGCGGAAGATCCCGTGCACCCCACGGAGCTGCTAGCGACGATCTACCACGCCGTGGGCATTGATCCCGAGACCATCGTCTACAACCACCTGAATCAACCGCGCGAGCTGGTGAAGGCCAAGCCGGTGACGAAGCTGTTTGCTTAGCACAGTATTCATCACTCTCCGAGTGATGCGATCCAGAGAAAAACCTGCCCTCCACCATGAGATCCGCAGGCGGCCTCTGGGTCGGTTCTTTGAAAGCACAAAGACCTCGCGGACATTTCCCAACCCCTCACTCGGAGAGTGAGGAATACTGTACGCATCACTTTCCGAGTGAGGTGCTCCAGCGAAAAACCAGCCCCTTGCAAAGGTGAAGTCTTGGCGAGGATGGGGTGAACTCTCGACCTTTCTTGCGCCCCTCCACGGCGCACCTTTTGCGATACCTTTGGTTATGCCTGCGCCGGGGTTCTCGCTCGTGCCTCGCTCCACCCCCGGCTACCCTCCTTTCGCCCCTCTAGGGCGCAATTCTTGTGACACGTCTTGTTATCCGGTAACCAGAGGTTCCCTCTCACCTCGCGTCCTTCTTGGACGCGTGAGCCTTTCGCAATAGCGGTGGGCCAAGCAGTCTGTAGTGGGGACCGTTTTTTCTCGTCCTGGAGGGACGAAAGCAGGCAGCCGGGGGTGAAGGTGCGCAGCACCGAGAACCCCCGGAACGGCGCGAAACAAGGGGCTTCATTTCCAAAGCCTCCTGGAGGGAGGCGAGAAACGTCCGTCCGCCCCCTCGACTGCCTGCGGGAGCCAACAAATCCCCGAATGCCAGAGGCACCGTTTTTGACAGGGTAGCACATTAACCAGATGGGCAGCACGGGCCAGAGTTCCGTGTATTGTAGTCCCGGCTTTAGCCGGTCCTGGGGGAGTGCGTGAATGCAAGAGGCCTCCACACGCGCTGGAAAGTGAGTGTTTGGCACCTGCCCCCCTCTCACGTCCCTCCTTGACGCAAAACGGGCTCAGACGGAGTTCCGCCTGAGCCCGTTTTAACTTGAACGAAAGTCGTTTTACTCCACGTGCATCACACCGTTCATGATCGCGCCATGACCGGGGAAGGTGCAGAGGTAAGGGTAGTCACCAGCGGCAGGGGCGGTGAATTCCAGGACTTCGGTCTGGTTGGGTTGGAGCAGCTTCGTGTGGAAAAGGACCTCAGGGCCTTCAGGGATGTAGCCTTTGGCCATGCCATCGGGGGCGGCCACCATCTGCATGGCCAGGGCCATCAGCTTGTCTTTGCTGCCAGGGGTGCCGATGACGATGTTGTGCATCTGGGGAACCGCCGGGTGGGTGTTGTTAAAGGTGATCTTCACCTTCTGGCCCGCCTTCACATTGAATTCCTTCAAGTCGTAAGCCAGGGGATTGGCCGTGTCGGGCTTGATGGTGATCTCAGCGGCAGGGCCGGCGACTGGGGCCGGGGCGGCGGGAGCAGCGGCAGCGACTGGGGCGGCAGCGACTGGGGCGGCAGCAGCAGGAGTGGTCGCAGGGGCCGGGGGCGCTTCTGCGGCAGGCGCGGCGGGGGCTGTGGCCACTTCAGCCACCGGTTCTTTCGGGGCAGCGGCATTCCTCGCGCCGATCAGCAGGGTGGCACCCCAAAAGAGTGTGAATCCACCGACAACGAAGGCGATGATCACATTGAGGATTTTCCAGATGGAGCCGGATTCTTCGGAGGGAGAGTGGGAATGCGCAGACATGGCTAGGTTTTTAGGAGCCGGAAACAAGCACATGCAACCCCAAACGCAACCCCCAAGCCGTCCGCTGCTTGCAACCCCGGCCCCCATCGCCACGTTTGTCTCACTATTATGAGCGACTCCAGCCCCAAACACACCAACGCCCTCATCCGCGAAAAGTCGCCGTATTTGCTCCAGCATGCCCACAACCCCGTGAACTGGCTGCCCTGGGGAGATGAGGCCATCGCCAAGGCGAAAGCGGAAGACAAGCCCATCTTCCTCTCCAGCGGCTACTCCACCTGCCACTGGTGCCACGTCATGGAGCGCGAATCTTTTGAAAACGAGGAAATCGCCGCCTACATCAATGAGCACTTTGTCCCCGTGAAGGTGGACCGTGAGGAGCGCCCGGACGTGGACCTCACCTACATGACCTACGTGCAGGCCGCCACGGGCGGTGGCGGCTGGCCCATGTCCGTCTTTCTCACACCGGAGTTGAAGCCCTTTTTTGGTGGCACCTACTTCCCCCCTGAAAATGCCCAGGGCCGCATCGGCTTTAAAAACCTGCTCCAGGAGTTGCACAAAGCCTGGATGGAAGATCGGGCCAAACTCCAGGCCAGCTCGGAGCGCTCCATCGCCAAACTCCAGGAACATCTGGATGGCGAAAATGCCGAGACGGAAGTGAAAACGGACGCCGTGGTGCAAAAAGCCTACGATGACCTGGCCAGCAGCTATGACTACCACGAGGCCGGTTTCAGCGGTGCGCCGAAGTTCCCCCGCTCCAGCTCCATCAATCTGCTCCTGCGCATTCACCAAGCCTGGGTGAAGGATGAGGCGCGCAAAAGCGAGTCCGACTGGGCGGCGGAGATGTCGGTGAAAACCCTGCGCGCCATGGCCAATGGCGGCATCTGGGATCACGTGGGCGGCGGCATGCATCGCTACGCGGTGGATAGCTACTGGCACATCCCGCATTATGAAAAGATGCTCTATGATCAGGGGCAGCTCCTGTGGGCCTATGCGGAGGGTTACCTCATCACGGACTCGCCCTTCCTGGCGGATACCGCACGGGAGATCGTCGGTTATGTGCAGCGGGACCTTCGTCACCCTCAGGGTGGCTTTTTCTCCGCCGAGGATGCCGATAGCTACGCCCAGGCAGGCGACGACCATAAAAAAGAAGGCGCCTTTTATGTGTGGAAGGCCAGCGAGATTGACGAGCTGCTGGGCAAGGAAGAAGGCAGCATCTTTCGTTATTCCTTTGGCGCTCGGCGCGATGGCAATGCGCGTCCGGAAAGCGACCCTCACGGGGAACTCACGGGGCTGAACACCCTCTTCCGCGCCTACTCGGTGAAAAAGACGGCGGAGTTTTTCAAAAAGACGCCGGAGGAAGTCCTGGCCATCCAGGGCCGGGGGCTGAAGCTGCTGTTTGAAGCCCGCGCCAAACGTCCGCGCCCGCATCTAGATGACAAAATCATCACCGCCTGGAACGGTCTCATGATCGCCGGTCTAGCCCGCGCGGGTGCCGCTCTGGGAGAGCCTAGCTTTCTCAAACTGGCGGCAGAGGCGGCCCAGTTCCTGCATGATGAACTCTGCGCAACTCCAGGTAAAGGGTTGCACCGGAGCTGGCGCGCAGGCGAGCGTGGCCCCAAAGGTTTTGCCACCGACTACGCCTGCCTCATCCACGGTTTGCTGGATCTCTACCAGGCCAGTTTTGAAGTGAAGTGGTTGCAGTGGGCCGTCGCCCTCCAAGAGGAGATGGATGGTCTGTTTTTGGACAAGGAAAATGGCGGTTACTACAGCGTCCACACCGAGATGGCACACTCCGTTTTGCGCATCAAAGAAGACTACGATGGCGCGGAGCCTTCGCCGAACTCGCTCGCGGCCCTGAACCTCACCCGCCTCGCGGTCATACTGGATCATCAGGCCTATGCCGCGCAGGCGGCCAAGATCACCACACTCTTTGGCAATACCTTGCAGTCCAGCCCCTCCGCCGTGCCCGTGCTCGTCATGGCGGCAGATTTTCTGGAGAGTGGCAAGCAGCAAATCGTCCTTGCGGGCGATGCCACCTCACCCGAATTCCAAGCCCTCGCCGCCGTGGTGCATCGGCGCCTGCTGCCCAAGGCTGTGCTGCTCCATGCCGATGGCGGCGAAGCGCAAGCTTGGTTGGGTAAACAAAACGAGGCCCTGGCTGCCATGCAACCCGTGGAGGGAAAAGCCGCCGCCTACGTGTGCCAAAACTACGCCTGCCAAGCCCCCGTGACGACGAAGGAGGCGCTGGAAAAGCTTTTGGCCTGAAGCGTGATTTGGCATTGATGCTGCACCGCCTTCCCTGTTGAATCACCCGCCGATGCTCCGTTTCCTCCTCAGCCGCCTTTTGCAGGGCCTTGCCGTCATCCTTGGGGTGCTGGTGATCACCTTTGCTCTGCTGAAGATGGCCCCCGGCTCGCCTTTGCAGAGTGAGCGAAACATCCCAGACCACATTCGTGCAAAGCAGGTCATCGCTCTCGGGCTGGACCAGCCCGTTTACGTGCAGTTGTGGCGGCACCTCGTCAGCTTCGCCACGTTTGATTTCCCCGCTTCCACGAAGAATCCAGGGCGTGGGGTGGATGAGATCATCGTGCAGGCCTTTCCGGTCTCGGCCACCGTTGCCCTGGCTGCGCTCACCATCGCCATCGGCATCGGCATCCCCATGGGTGCCCTGGCGGCGGTGCGGGCAAACACCTTCGATGATCGTGCCTGCATGCTCATGGCCACCCTGGGCATCTGCACGCCCAGCATGGTCTTGGGGCCCCTGGTGGCTCTGGTGCTGGGGTTAAAACTCCGTTGGTTCAATGCGGCGGGTTGGTATGATTGGGACGACTGGGTCTTGCCATCCTTGACGTTAGGCATCATTTACAGCGCCTACATCGCCCGCCTCACGCGCGGTGGGTTGCGGGAAACCTTGGCGCAGGATTTCATCCGCACCGCTCGCGCCAAAGGCGCTTCTGAACTGGCCATCGTTTTCCGTCACTCATTCAAGCTCGCCTGCCTACCCGTGCTGAACTATCTCGGCCCCACCGCCGCTGGGTTGATGACGGGTTCCATCGTCATCGAAACCGTCTTCCAGCTTCCTGGCTTAGGCCAGCATTTCGTCGGCGCAGCGGTGAATCGGGATTTTGTCCTCGCCATGGCCACCGCCGCCTTTTACGCCGTCCTCATCATCGGCTTCAATCTGCTGGTGGATTTCCTCCAAGCACTGCTGAACCCCCGCATCGGATTCAAGTCATGAGCGATGTGATTCCCAGCAACGAGGGATTCCAGCCCTCAGCCGAAAAAGCAGCCTTGGTGCCCCTGCGGTCGCCGACTTCGGAATCCCCCGGCCAGCGTGCCTGGCGGCGGCTCACGCGCAGCCGCATCACCGTGGCGGCCATGCTGTTCATGGTGGCGCTTGTCGGCATCTGTCTTTTAGGGCCGCTGGTGTCGCCTTATTCGCAGAGTGACCAGGATCTGAATTTGAAGGCCGCAGGCCCTTCCGCCGCGCATTGGTTAGGCACGGATCCACTCGGTCGCGACCTCGCCACCCGCATCCTGAAAGGCGGGCAGATCTCGTTGCTCGTGGGAATTCTCGCCACGGGCGTCGCCTCGGTCATCGGCGTCGGTTATGGCCTCATCGCAGGGCTCACCACGCGCCGTCTGGATGCGCTGATGATGCGGCTGGTGGATGTCCTCTACGCCTTTCCGTTCATCACTTTCGTCATCATCCTGGTGCTCGTATTTGGGCGGGAACTGTGGCTCATCTTTGTCGCCATCGGGGCTGTGGAGTGGCTGACCATGGCGCGGGTGGTGCGTGGGCAGGTGCTAGCTTTGAAGAACCTGGAATTCGTCCTCGCCGCCCGCGCCAGTGGCGCAGGTTTTTGGCACATCTTGTTCCAGCACATGCTGCCCAATGTCATGGGGCCGGTCATCATCTACGCCAGCCTCACCGTCCCCGGCGTCATGCTGCTGGAGGCCACGCTGAGCTTCCTCGGCCTGGGCATTCAGCCGCCGGATGCCAGTTGGGGCGTGCTCATTCGCGAAGGGGCCGACAGCATGGAAACCTACCCCTGGCTCCTCATCGGCCCCGGTGTGTTTTTCAGCGCCACCCTGCTCGCGCTGAACCTCATCGGCGATGCCCTGCGCGATGCGCTGGATCCGAAGTCGGATGCGGGGGTGTGATTATCATTCAAACAGGCTTTGTTATGAATGATATCCGGAGACTTAGCCTAGTGGCAGCGCATCAAAAAGCAGAGGCATTGGCTTTGCAATTGATTCGAGAAACGAGTCAATTAGGGTGGATATCCACTCTCAAGGAGATCAAGGAAGATCCAATCTTGCAAACAAAGGTTGGGAAAACTCCGCGTCATTGGATCGGCCTTGTTGAACACACGAAAGTGGGCGGAGGGGCTATGGATGGTCCCGCCGTCATCAAATTGGATCTGGAACGGGCCTCCGCTCACTGGGCCTAGACGGGTCTTCAAAGGCCGAGGGAGAATCGCGAAACTGGCGGAATCAACGACCAGCTCCCGCTGCCCCTTTAGGGCTTCAGTTTGTTGAAAGCGCGCGTCGTCTCTGGAAAACGCTTCTCTGGACTCCATGAGAAATAAGCTGGCCTAACTAGAAGGGCAGTGATCGAGGCGGAGCCAAAGTAGCAAGAGCTTTAGCTCGCCATGACTCCGCCTTTGATTTGACTCGTTAAGTCTTCAGCGCGGTATGAGACGGGATGAGGCCGTGGTCGTCGCCCTGGCCTTTAAGTTACCTTCATCCGAAGGCATCCTGGAGCTGCGTCAGCCCCCCTTGAGCGGGGTTACTTAGACAACCTTGTTGGGAACCTTCTTATCCCCCAGCAACTTCCACGCCCGCCACATCAGCAGCACGGCGGCGATGCCGAGGCCCACGGCTAGGGCGGCCCAGATGCCGGTGGCGCCCCAGCCTCTTTGAATGCCCAGCACCCAGCCCAGCGGCAGGGAGATGACCCAGTAAGCCAGCACGGCGATCCAGGCGGAAACCTTCACATCATCCACGCCACGCAGGGCGGCGGCGGAGACGACTTGGAGCCCGTCGAAGAGTTGAAAAAGTCCCGCCACCAGGAGCAGCGAGGCGGTGAGTTTGATCACCTCCGGCTCATTCACAAAGGCCCGCGCCAGGGGCTCGCCCCAGAGGAAACAGACCAGCATGGAGCAGGACATGAAGGACGTGGCAAAAATCCAACTGCCCAGGAGCACCCGATGCAAACGCGGCCGCTGATTCGCCCCCACAATCTCGCCCACCCGCACGGTCGTGGCCATGGAGATGCCCAAAGGCACCATGTAGGCCGTGGCGATGCAGGTGATGGCCACCTGGTGCGAGGCCAGCGGCACCACGCCGAGCCAACCGATCATGAGTGAGGCCAACACAAAAGCCGTGACCTCCGCGAGCTGGTGAAAACTGGTGGGAATGCCGATCTTCAGCAGGCTGGCGAACTCCGACCGCTGCCACCGCACCCACCACTTCTGCGGGGTCCAGAGGTGCAGCGTCCGGCTGTTTTTCAGCCAAACAAAAAGGGCGATCATGCACAGCGTGCGCGAGACCAGGGTGGAGTAAGCTGCGCCAGCCAGCCCCATGGCGGGAAAGCCCCACTTGCCGTGGATCCACAGCCAGTTCAGCAAGATGTCCAGAAACACGGAGCCCAGCGTGATCCAGAAGGGTGGCCAGGGGCGGTTGAGGGCATCGGCATGGTTTTTCCACACCAGCGAGATGAGCGAGGGGATCAGGGAAACCGCACAGGGCAGGAGGTAGATGGGAGTCTGCAGTGTGACATCCCCCGGCTGGCTGAAATGGCCCAGGAAGGGGATGAGCAACAGCGTGGCGAGGACCACCGCCAGACCCAATCCCAGGGCCAGCCACGTACCGTGAATGACAGCGCTTTTGGCATCTTCGGGTTGTTTGGCCCCATGGGCCTGCGAGACACGCACGGAGACGGAACTCAGCAGCCCCATGCCGACCACAAAGGGCACGGCGAGCAGGGTATTGGCAAAGGTAGCTGCGCCGAGGGAGACGACTCCCACGCTGCCAATCATCACCGTGTCAGACACGCCCATGAGCATGTGGCTGAGCTGGCCGGAGATGAGAGGGAGCGCGAGTTTTAAAGTCGCCCGGTTTTCCTGGGCGAAGGTGGGCCACGGCTGGTGTGGCGGTGTAACAGGCGATGAAGAAAGAGAGGAATGCATAAACGCTGCCGCGAAAGGTTGGGGGGAGAGAGTGCAGGGACGGGCAGCGGCGCAAAAAAACCACGGCCCGGGGTGAGGGGAGCCGTGGTGGGAGTGTCGTCAGATTCGATGCACTCAGCCTGCCACAGGCCCCTGTCCGGCCAAGCGAGAGCCTGGCAGGGCGGCAAATTTGGGGCGGGCAATCCGAATCATGCGTTTAGGCTGCATCGCGGCGGCGAAATGTCAATTCCCAGGTGAGGCACCTTTTTGTCACCTGCCCCTCATTCCGAAGAAAGAAGGCTTTTGTTCAAGTGGGGAGAAGATTCATACTGCGACGTGAGTTTTTCTCCTTCCCGCCCGTTTTGCTTTGCCCTGCCTATGAACCGCCTGCTTTTGCCCCTGCTCGCCACCTCGGCGTTCG from the Prosthecobacter dejongeii genome contains:
- a CDS encoding DUF1287 domain-containing protein — protein: MDTRPYEDEGRILPKWAKSPRNPLESPLHGWNQPSPLNIGSLKGIQAIPPLMRFPLLAALSLFTSSCGADAPERAAAARAQLPAADTGFATRLCHAALDRTAMTVRYDGAYVRIPYPGGDVPADTGVCTDEVIRSYRSLGFDLQKLVHEDMKRHFSAYPKNWGLAKPDSNIDHRRVPNLQAFFKRQGASLPITQKAADYLPGDLITCTVAGKLPHIALVVPAPDGGDTPWIVHNIGSGPQLEDRLFEFPLTGHYRWHPVK
- a CDS encoding DUF1501 domain-containing protein, which produces MFRIPGALGKDLCDKDLGMTRRDILRIGGASMMGLTLNNMFRAQAASVNSAAAGRVGWGKAKHVLMIYLQGGPSHLDLWDPKENVPDKVRSAFKTIPTKIPGHHFTEILPQLAKVNDKFTTINSMSYTPNGLFNHTAAIYQIMTGYTTDKVSPSGQLEPPNAKDFPNFGSNIIRLKPMDEPMLPFVMLPRPLQESNVVGKGGTAGFLGKAYDPYTLYPDGDDLDMGKMDRIKIEDLQLRPDLFSVRLQRRAKLRDAINDQMPAIEEAVKDMSLDSYYNQALNLIASGRARDAFALDRESPKLRDRYGRNTFGQSCMLARRLIESGTRVVELIWPKVANSDNHSWDHHVGLTQRMKSQSGPMLDQGLSALFEDLDASGLLDETLVVALGEFGRSPEKGVSTSGNGNSADGRDHWPYCYTAIIGGAGIKRGYVHGKSDKTGSSPAEDPVHPTELLATIYHAVGIDPETIVYNHLNQPRELVKAKPVTKLFA
- a CDS encoding plastocyanin/azurin family copper-binding protein, with translation MSAHSHSPSEESGSIWKILNVIIAFVVGGFTLFWGATLLIGARNAAAPKEPVAEVATAPAAPAAEAPPAPATTPAAAAPVAAAPVAAAAPAAPAPVAGPAAEITIKPDTANPLAYDLKEFNVKAGQKVKITFNNTHPAVPQMHNIVIGTPGSKDKLMALAMQMVAAPDGMAKGYIPEGPEVLFHTKLLQPNQTEVLEFTAPAAGDYPYLCTFPGHGAIMNGVMHVE
- a CDS encoding thioredoxin domain-containing protein gives rise to the protein MSDSSPKHTNALIREKSPYLLQHAHNPVNWLPWGDEAIAKAKAEDKPIFLSSGYSTCHWCHVMERESFENEEIAAYINEHFVPVKVDREERPDVDLTYMTYVQAATGGGGWPMSVFLTPELKPFFGGTYFPPENAQGRIGFKNLLQELHKAWMEDRAKLQASSERSIAKLQEHLDGENAETEVKTDAVVQKAYDDLASSYDYHEAGFSGAPKFPRSSSINLLLRIHQAWVKDEARKSESDWAAEMSVKTLRAMANGGIWDHVGGGMHRYAVDSYWHIPHYEKMLYDQGQLLWAYAEGYLITDSPFLADTAREIVGYVQRDLRHPQGGFFSAEDADSYAQAGDDHKKEGAFYVWKASEIDELLGKEEGSIFRYSFGARRDGNARPESDPHGELTGLNTLFRAYSVKKTAEFFKKTPEEVLAIQGRGLKLLFEARAKRPRPHLDDKIITAWNGLMIAGLARAGAALGEPSFLKLAAEAAQFLHDELCATPGKGLHRSWRAGERGPKGFATDYACLIHGLLDLYQASFEVKWLQWAVALQEEMDGLFLDKENGGYYSVHTEMAHSVLRIKEDYDGAEPSPNSLAALNLTRLAVILDHQAYAAQAAKITTLFGNTLQSSPSAVPVLVMAADFLESGKQQIVLAGDATSPEFQALAAVVHRRLLPKAVLLHADGGEAQAWLGKQNEALAAMQPVEGKAAAYVCQNYACQAPVTTKEALEKLLA
- a CDS encoding ABC transporter permease, with translation MLRFLLSRLLQGLAVILGVLVITFALLKMAPGSPLQSERNIPDHIRAKQVIALGLDQPVYVQLWRHLVSFATFDFPASTKNPGRGVDEIIVQAFPVSATVALAALTIAIGIGIPMGALAAVRANTFDDRACMLMATLGICTPSMVLGPLVALVLGLKLRWFNAAGWYDWDDWVLPSLTLGIIYSAYIARLTRGGLRETLAQDFIRTARAKGASELAIVFRHSFKLACLPVLNYLGPTAAGLMTGSIVIETVFQLPGLGQHFVGAAVNRDFVLAMATAAFYAVLIIGFNLLVDFLQALLNPRIGFKS
- a CDS encoding ABC transporter permease, which gives rise to MSDVIPSNEGFQPSAEKAALVPLRSPTSESPGQRAWRRLTRSRITVAAMLFMVALVGICLLGPLVSPYSQSDQDLNLKAAGPSAAHWLGTDPLGRDLATRILKGGQISLLVGILATGVASVIGVGYGLIAGLTTRRLDALMMRLVDVLYAFPFITFVIILVLVFGRELWLIFVAIGAVEWLTMARVVRGQVLALKNLEFVLAARASGAGFWHILFQHMLPNVMGPVIIYASLTVPGVMLLEATLSFLGLGIQPPDASWGVLIREGADSMETYPWLLIGPGVFFSATLLALNLIGDALRDALDPKSDAGV
- a CDS encoding MATE family efflux transporter, whose product is MHSSLSSSPVTPPHQPWPTFAQENRATLKLALPLISGQLSHMLMGVSDTVMIGSVGVVSLGAATFANTLLAVPFVVGMGLLSSVSVRVSQAHGAKQPEDAKSAVIHGTWLALGLGLAVVLATLLLIPFLGHFSQPGDVTLQTPIYLLPCAVSLIPSLISLVWKNHADALNRPWPPFWITLGSVFLDILLNWLWIHGKWGFPAMGLAGAAYSTLVSRTLCMIALFVWLKNSRTLHLWTPQKWWVRWQRSEFASLLKIGIPTSFHQLAEVTAFVLASLMIGWLGVVPLASHQVAITCIATAYMVPLGISMATTVRVGEIVGANQRPRLHRVLLGSWIFATSFMSCSMLVCFLWGEPLARAFVNEPEVIKLTASLLLVAGLFQLFDGLQVVSAAALRGVDDVKVSAWIAVLAYWVISLPLGWVLGIQRGWGATGIWAALAVGLGIAAVLLMWRAWKLLGDKKVPNKVV